From Triticum urartu cultivar G1812 chromosome 2, Tu2.1, whole genome shotgun sequence, a single genomic window includes:
- the LOC125536780 gene encoding cysteine-rich receptor-like protein kinase 6 isoform X1 encodes MASHHRGRIPSYLATAAALLLAFLLPPLAASQWPNCGNKGNFTTNSPYQANIRALSTTLPKNASSSRTLFAADSVGTVPDIVYALALCRGDANASACGNCVSNGFNDAQKLCPYGKDAAVYYDLCYVGFSNQNILSATGGGNSVLILMSDNNVTAPVEAFDAAVGVLMNATADYAAANNSRRFGTGVGGFETVDKRNPKIYGVAQCRPDMAPGDCRSCLGSIIAMRSQYLIGRQGGRILGLRCNYRYEQYSFFTGPSMLQLPAPTVGVAPAPAPASVGPPPVGGGSAGNKTARILAITLPIVAAILAAVVICLYLWRRKSKPARKTSLSYPTNPEDIQSIDSLILDLSTLRAATDNFDERNKLGEGGFGVVYKGILPDNEEIAVKRLSHSSRQGIEELKNELVLVAKLQHKNLVRLLGVCLEEQEKLLAYEYMPNKSLDTILFDPDRSSQLGWGTRFRIVNGIARGLQYLHEDSQLKIIHRDLKASNVLLDSEFNPKISDFGLARLFGSDQSHDVTNRVVGTYGYMAPEYAMRGNYSIKSDVFSFGVLILEIVTGKRNSVAYDSEQAVDLLSLVWEHWTMGTIVEIMDSSMTSHSPGDQMLKCMHIGLLCVQEDPADRPMMSVVTVMLSSSTVSLQAPSRPAFCIQKSGMNYSGMHTDPYPGVSHSTSRSPMSPNEVSITELEPR; translated from the exons ATGGCCTCGCACCACCGCGGCCGCATCCCCTCCTACCTCGCCACCGCCGCTGCCCTCCTCCTTGCCTTCCTCCTCCCGCCGCTGGCCGCTTCCCAGTGGCCGAACTGCGGCAATAAGGGCAACTTCACCACGAACAGCCCCTACCAAGCAAACATCCGGGCCCTCTCCACCACCCTTCCCAAGAACGCCTCCTCCTCGCGGACGCTCTTCGCGGCCGACAGCGTCGGCACCGTTCCGGACATCGTCTACGCGCTCGCGCTCTGCCGCGGCGACGCCAACGCCTCCGCCTGCGGCAACTGCGTGTCCAACGGCTTCAACGACGCGCAGAAGCTCTGCCCCTACGGTAAGGACGCCGCCGTCTACTACGACCTCTGCTACGTCGGCTTCTCCAACCAGAACATCCTCTCCGCCACCGGCGGCGGCAACAGCGTCCTCATACTGATGAGCGACAATAACGTGACCGCGCCAGTGGAGGCGTTCGACGCCGCCGTGGGCGTCCTCATGAACGCCACCGCCGATTACGCGGCCGCGAACAACTCCAGGCGGTTCGGGACCGGGGTGGGGGGTTTCGAGACGGTCGACAAGCGGAACCCCAAGATTTACGGTGTGGCGCAGTGCAGGCCGGACATGGCACCGGGCGATTGCCGGAGCTGCCTCGGAAGTATCATCGCGATGAGGTCCCAGTACTTAATCGGGAGGCAGGGTGGTAGGATTCTTGGATTGCGGTGCAACTACAGGTATGAGCAGTATTCCTTCTTCACGGGGCCTTCTATGCTGCAGCTCCCGGCGCCAACCGTGGGGGTAGCTCCAGCTCCGGCGCCGGCGAGCGTGGGGCCACCACCAGTCGGAGGAG GAAGCGCAGGGAACAAAACAGCTAGAATTTTAGCTATTACACTGCCGATAGTTGCTGCAATACTGGCTGCTGTTGTAATTTGTCTTTATCTATGGAGGAGGAAGAGCAAACCGGCGCGGAAGACATCACTATCAT ATCCAACTAATCCAGAGGACATACAGAGTATCGATTCACTCATTCTCGATCTATCAACTCTACGAGCCGCAACAGATAACTTTGATGAAAGGAATAAACTTGGTGAAGGAGGGTTTGGTGTGGTTTATAAG GGAATCCTTCCTGACAATGAAGAAATAGCAGTTAAAAGGCTCTCACACAGCTCTCGCCAAGGGATAGAGGAGCTCAAAAATGAGCTTGTTTTGGTTGCTAAGCTTCAACACAAGAATTTAGTGAGACTTCTTGGTGTTTGCTTGGAGGAACAAGAAAAGTTACTTGCGTATGAATACATGCCCAACAAAAGCCTTGACACCATTCTTTTTG ATCCTGATAGGAGCAGTCAGCTTGGTTGGGGGACGAGATTTAGGATAGTCAATGGGATTGCTCGAGGCTTACAATACCTTCATGAAGATTCTCAGCTGAAGATAATTCACCGGGACCTCAAAGCGAGCAATGTTCTTTTAGACTCTGAATTTAATCCTAAAATTTCAGATTTTGGCTTAGCAAGGCTATTTGGCAGTGACCAATCCCATGATGTCACCAACCGTGTCGTCGGAACCTA CGGATACATGGCCCCTGAGTATGCTATGCGTGGGAATTACTCTATCAAGTCAGACGTGTTCAGCTTCGGCGTCTTGATTTTAGAAATCGTCACTGGAAAAAGAAACAGTGTCGCATATGACTCCGAGCAAGCTGTAGATCTCTTAAGTTTG GTGTGGGAGCACTGGACGATGGGAACAATTGTAGAGATCATGGATTCGTCTATGACTAGCCATTCTCCAGGAGACCAGATGCTCAAGTGCATGCACATCGGACTTCTGTGTGTTCAAGAAGACCCCGCTGATAGACCGATGATGTCGGTTGTGACTGTCATGCTAAGCAGCAGCACTGTGTCTCTCCAAGCTCCATCAAGGCCAGCATTTTGCATCCAAAAGAGTGGCATGAACTACTCAGGCATGCACACAGATCCATATCCAGGAGTTTCACATTCTACCAGTAGATCACCTATGTCACCCAACGAAGTTTCGATTACTGAACTTGAGCCGAGATAA
- the LOC125536780 gene encoding cysteine-rich receptor-like protein kinase 6 isoform X2, with protein MASHHRGRIPSYLATAAALLLAFLLPPLAASQWQNCGKNGNFDQNSTYQANIRALSVTLPKNASSSRTLFAADSFGTVPDIVYALALCRGDANASACGACVSDGFKDAQQLCPYSKVAAVYYDLCYLGFSNQDILSATDGDNNAFTLVNSENVTVPAKVFEAAVSVLMNATADYAAADSSRRFGTGEEGFETIDKAKPKIYGVAQCRPDMSPADCRSCLADIITYIPQHLTGRRGARVVGLRCNYRYEQYSFFTGPSMLQLPAPSVGAPPSPAPANVTPPPVGGGSAGNKTARILAITLPIVAAILAAVVICLYLWRRKSKPARKTSLSYPTNPEDIQSIDSLILDLSTLRAATDNFDERNKLGEGGFGVVYKGILPDNEEIAVKRLSHSSRQGIEELKNELVLVAKLQHKNLVRLLGVCLEEQEKLLAYEYMPNKSLDTILFDPDRSSQLGWGTRFRIVNGIARGLQYLHEDSQLKIIHRDLKASNVLLDSEFNPKISDFGLARLFGSDQSHDVTNRVVGTYGYMAPEYAMRGNYSIKSDVFSFGVLILEIVTGKRNSVAYDSEQAVDLLSLVWEHWTMGTIVEIMDSSMTSHSPGDQMLKCMHIGLLCVQEDPADRPMMSVVTVMLSSSTVSLQAPSRPAFCIQKSGMNYSGMHTDPYPGVSHSTSRSPMSPNEVSITELEPR; from the exons ATGGCCTCGCACCACCGCGGCCGCATCCCCTCCTACCTCGCCACCGCCGCTGCCCTCCTCCTTGCCTTCCTCCTCCCGCCGCTGGCCGCTTCCCAGTGGCAGAACTGCGGCAAGAACGGCAACTTCGACCAGAACAGCACCTACCAGGCTAACATCCGGGCCCTCTCCGTCACCCTTCCCAAGAACGCCTCCTCGTCGCGGACGCTATTCGCGGCCGACAGCTTTGGCACCGTTCCGGACATCGTCTACGCGCTCGCGCTCTGCCGCGGCGACGCCAACGCCTCTGCCTGCGGCGCTTGCGTCTCCGACGGCTTCAAGGACGCGCAGCAGCTCTGCCCCTACAGTAAGGTCGCCGCCGTCTACTACGACCTCTGCTACCTTGGCTTCTCCAACCAAGACATCCTCTCCGCCACCGACGGCGACAACAACGCCTTCACGCTGGTGAACAGCGAAAACGTGACCGTGCCAGCGAAGGTGTTCGAAGCCGCCGTGAGCGTCCTCATGAACGCCACCGCGGATTACGCGGCCGCGGACTCCTCCAGGAGGTTCGGCACAGGGGAGGAGGGGTTCGAGACGATCGACAAGGCGAAACCCAAGATTTACGGTGTGGCGCAGTGCAGGCCGGATATGTCACCGGCAGATTGCCGGAGCTGTCTCGCAGATATCATTACGTACATCCCTCAGCACTTAACAGGGAGGCGGGGTGCTAGGGTTGTTGGATTGCGGTGCAACTACAGGTATGAGCAGTATTCCTTCTTCACCGGGCCGTCTATGCTGCAGCTCCCGGCGCCATCCGTGGGGGCACCTCCATCTCCAGCGCCGGCCAACGTGACGCCACCGCCAGTCGGAGGAG GAAGCGCAGGGAACAAAACAGCTAGAATTTTAGCTATTACACTGCCGATAGTTGCTGCAATACTGGCTGCTGTTGTAATTTGTCTTTATCTATGGAGGAGGAAGAGCAAACCGGCGCGGAAGACATCACTATCAT ATCCAACTAATCCAGAGGACATACAGAGTATCGATTCACTCATTCTCGATCTATCAACTCTACGAGCCGCAACAGATAACTTTGATGAAAGGAATAAACTTGGTGAAGGAGGGTTTGGTGTGGTTTATAAG GGAATCCTTCCTGACAATGAAGAAATAGCAGTTAAAAGGCTCTCACACAGCTCTCGCCAAGGGATAGAGGAGCTCAAAAATGAGCTTGTTTTGGTTGCTAAGCTTCAACACAAGAATTTAGTGAGACTTCTTGGTGTTTGCTTGGAGGAACAAGAAAAGTTACTTGCGTATGAATACATGCCCAACAAAAGCCTTGACACCATTCTTTTTG ATCCTGATAGGAGCAGTCAGCTTGGTTGGGGGACGAGATTTAGGATAGTCAATGGGATTGCTCGAGGCTTACAATACCTTCATGAAGATTCTCAGCTGAAGATAATTCACCGGGACCTCAAAGCGAGCAATGTTCTTTTAGACTCTGAATTTAATCCTAAAATTTCAGATTTTGGCTTAGCAAGGCTATTTGGCAGTGACCAATCCCATGATGTCACCAACCGTGTCGTCGGAACCTA CGGATACATGGCCCCTGAGTATGCTATGCGTGGGAATTACTCTATCAAGTCAGACGTGTTCAGCTTCGGCGTCTTGATTTTAGAAATCGTCACTGGAAAAAGAAACAGTGTCGCATATGACTCCGAGCAAGCTGTAGATCTCTTAAGTTTG GTGTGGGAGCACTGGACGATGGGAACAATTGTAGAGATCATGGATTCGTCTATGACTAGCCATTCTCCAGGAGACCAGATGCTCAAGTGCATGCACATCGGACTTCTGTGTGTTCAAGAAGACCCCGCTGATAGACCGATGATGTCGGTTGTGACTGTCATGCTAAGCAGCAGCACTGTGTCTCTCCAAGCTCCATCAAGGCCAGCATTTTGCATCCAAAAGAGTGGCATGAACTACTCAGGCATGCACACAGATCCATATCCAGGAGTTTCACATTCTACCAGTAGATCACCTATGTCACCCAACGAAGTTTCGATTACTGAACTTGAGCCGAGATAA